A genomic window from Glycine max cultivar Williams 82 chromosome 17, Glycine_max_v4.0, whole genome shotgun sequence includes:
- the LOC100789814 gene encoding AFG1-like ATPase — translation MRNVLRSLRQLRPAFQRQDCVLIIVNVAEEPPCHIGKSCHIHSSAFRFVDHAETNFKNHLFTTTTRPLSTDAAKLTNRETSKAGPLVEYERRITNGELVEGDACQVDTLTELQRLYDELVESADICQLDRNSEKPVRSGWLWSRLLSHPSYSPVKGLYLYGGVGTGKTMLMDLFFYQLPSNWRKKRIHFHDFMLNVHSMLQKHKGLSDPLDVVAGEISDDAILLCLDEFMVTDVADALVLNRLFRHLFNKGIILVATSNRAPDNLYEGGLQRDLFLPFIAALKERCVVHEIGSSIDYRKMTSGEQGFYLVGTDLSGFLKEKFQQLIGEGTATPTPQEVEVVMGRTLHVPLGANGCAYFPFEEICDRPLGAADYFGLFKKFHTLVLDGIPIFGLHNKSAAHRFVTLVDVMYENKARLLCTAEGSPKDLFEKIVTVSEAKNLAPRTSSRSRKNDDSNLCVDNELGFAKDRTISRLTEINSKEYLEHHAAMLAEKKERVDQNAVEA, via the exons ATGAGAAACGTGCTTCGTTCTTTGCGACAATTGCGACCAGCCTTTCAGAGGCAAGattgtgttttgatcattgTTAATGTTGCAGAAGAACCTCCATGTCACATTGGAAAGAGCTGTCATATTCATTCTTCAGCTTTTAGATTTGTTGATCATGCTGAGACCAACTTTAAAAACCATTTGTTTACAACAACCACGAGACCTCTCTCAACTGATGCCGCAAAACTTACAAATAGAG AAACAAGCAAAGCTGGGCCTCTTGTTGAGTATGAACGAAGGATTACTAATGGTGAACTTGTAGAAGGTGATGCTTGCCAG GTAGACACTCTGACAGAACTTCAGAGACTGTATGATGAGCTTGTTGAGTCTGCTGACATCTGCCAATTGGATCGGAACTCTGAAAAACCTGTAAG GAGTGGGTGGCTGTGGTCTCGTCTCTTGTCTCATCCCTCTTACTCACCTGTAAAAGGTTTATATCTTTATGGAGGAGTGGGTACCGGTAAAACTATGCTGATGGACctgtttttttatcaatt GCCTTCTAATTGGAGGAAAAAGAGGATTCATTTTCATGACTTTATGTTGAATGTACATAGCATGCTACAA AAGCATAAGGGGTTGTCAGATCCACTTGATGTGGTTGCAGGAGAGATTTCTGATGATGCAATTTTATTATGTCTTGACGAATTTATG GTAACAGATGTAGCAGATGCATTGGTACTAAATCGCTTGTTTAGACATTTGTTCAACAAAGGCATT ATTCTAGTGGCCACATCAAATCGTGCTCCAGATAACCTATATGAGGGTGGATTGCAGAGGGATCTCTTTCTACCCTTCATTGCAGCATTGAAG GAAAGATGTGTAGTACATGAGATTGGTTCATCAATTGACTACCGCAAAATGACATCG GGTGAGCAAGGATTCTATTTGGTTGGCACTGATTTATCTGGCTTTCTTAAGGAGAAGTTTCAACAGTTGATTGGAGAAGGAACAGCTACTCCTACTCCCCAAGAAGTAGAAGTAGTAATGGGAAGGACACTGCAT GTTCCATTGGGAGCTAACGGATGTGCCTATTTTCCTTTTGAGGAAATTTGTGATAGACCTCTTGGGGCTGCAGACTATTTTGGGTTATTCA AGAAGTTTCATACGCTAGTCTTGGATGGCATTCCAATTTTTGGGCTTCACAATAAATCAGCTGCACATAGGTTTGTCACTTTAGTTGAT GTGATGTATGAGAACAAGGCCAGACTATTATGTACTGCCGAAGGGAGCCCTAAAGATCTCTTTGAAAAAATAGTAACAGTATCTGAGGCTAAAAATTTGGCACCCAGAACCTCTTCAAGATCACGGAAAAATGATGATTCTAACCTTTGTGTGGACAATGAATTGGGGTTTGCCAAAGACCGCACCATTAGTAG ACTGACAGAAATTAACAGCAAGGAATACTTAGAGCATCATGCTGCCATGTTagcagaaaagaaagaaagagtggATCAGAATGCCGTTGAAGCTTGA